Proteins from one bacterium genomic window:
- a CDS encoding NADH-quinone oxidoreductase subunit I, with product MNGKVHGYGGKMTLGERLYLGEIFRGLGITIRHVIRNLLHTGDLPTVQYPEERRAYSERFRGRHRLMKREDGTPRCVACMMCSTACPADCIHIVAEEHPDPAIEKAPASFEIDLLRCVYCGLCEEACPCDAIRMDTGIYDLAADSREKFWVDKDFLLNNTTDGTR from the coding sequence GGAAAGTCCACGGCTACGGCGGCAAGATGACGCTCGGGGAGCGCCTGTACCTGGGCGAGATCTTCCGCGGGCTCGGCATCACCATCCGCCACGTGATCCGCAACCTCCTGCACACCGGGGACCTGCCCACCGTGCAGTATCCGGAGGAGCGCCGCGCCTACAGCGAGCGGTTCCGCGGCCGGCACCGCCTGATGAAGCGGGAGGACGGCACCCCGCGCTGCGTGGCCTGCATGATGTGCAGCACCGCCTGCCCCGCGGACTGCATCCACATCGTGGCCGAGGAGCACCCCGACCCCGCGATCGAGAAGGCGCCGGCCAGCTTCGAGATCGACCTGCTGAGGTGCGTCTACTGCGGCCTCTGCGAGGAGGCGTGCCCCTGCGACGCCATCCGCATGGACACCGGCATCTACGACCTCGCGGCCGACAGCCGCGAGAAGTTCTGGGTGGACAAGGATTTCCTGCTGAACAACACGACGGACGGCACGCGCTGA